Below is a genomic region from Prolixibacteraceae bacterium.
AAAGCAGCATAAACAGAAAGAGGGGTAAAGATCTACGCTTTACCCCTATTTTCTATTTATGATCACGATGATCTGTTGTTACCATGAAACAGTAGTTCCAAACATTAAGTATTGATCTAATTGTATTTTGAAATAAGCGATTATGCTTCCAAATATATTTTGTTTTTACAAGACTTGAAATTTAACTATCGGTGATATTTCTTCGCTACCTATAAACAATAAAGAACGCAAGGATATAACTCATTTAGATATTCAATTGATATTATTTACTATGGACAATCGAATTATATGTCTGCACCATTGCATCTAACTTCTCTTTATTCTTTGTCGCCAGATTAACTTGCTGATGAATATCGTCTTTCAAATTATATAGCTGATACTCCTTTGAATTTCCTAACTCAATATTAACATTCTTATTGATCGCAGCTCCTTTATGTGGTGGAATCATTACCCAATCTCCTTCCTCATAGGCTGTTCGAGTAAAAGCCTCTAGAACCAATCCCTTTCGCCCATCGTCACTCTTCCCTAAAAGAGCACCTAGAATATCCTTACTATCTTTACCTCTGATATCACTTCCAACAAAGTGGGCAAATGATGACATTAAATCCACTTGACAAACCAATGCATTAGATACTTTTGGCTCTATCTTACCTTTCCAATAACAGATAAATGGTACACGAGTACCCGCCTCATACAAACTATATTTCCCTCCTCGATAAGGTCCTGTAGCCTTGTGATTACCATTAAGTTCTACCGCCTGATCCTTATATCCATCATTTAAAACAGGACCATTATCACTCGAAAGAACAATTAATGTATTCTCTAAAAGATGTTTCTCTTTTAAATGCTTAATAAACTCTCCAACGCACCAATCGGCCTCAAGAATGACATCACCACGAGCCCCTAAACCCGATTTTCCAACAAAACGTGGGCTTGGTGTACGAGGTACATGAGGCTGTTGTAATGCATAATATAAAAAGAATGGTTCATCTTTATGATTATCTACATACGCTTTAGCCTTCGCAAGAAAATGATCTGCCATCTCTTCATCTTTCCAATGAGCAGCTTTTCCACCTTTCATAAAGCCAATACGAGGAATCCCGTTTACAATGGTATTGTTATGTCCATGATGCCATTCTAGTTTTAACATCTCAGGATTATTCTTTCCTGTGGGTTGTCCATCAAAGTTATGTTTATATGATATCGATATAGGATCATTGGGGTCCAAATTATCCACATGATCATTCTCAATATAGACAGTAGGAACTCTATCCTGTGTCGCTGCCATAATATAAGAATCATCAAATCCGACTTCATTAGGTCCTGGCTTAATCTCCTTATTCCAATCAAGATCTCCTGCTCCAAGACCCAAATGCCACTTACCAACAATTCCTGTATGATAACCTGCGGTCTTTAACATCTTAGGCAGCGTCATCTTCTTAGGGTTAATCAGTAATGGTGCAGACCCAGGCAGTATCTTCGCCTTCGCATTCCTCCATGGATACTCACCTGTCAACAATCCATAACGACTAGGCGTACAAGTAGCAGAGGTCGAATGTCCATTGGTAAAACGAACACCTCCATTAGCTAAAGCATCCATATTGGGAGTTGAGATCGCATCCGCACCATAACAACTCAAATCGCCATACCCCAAATCATCAAGATAGATTACAACGATATTGGGTTTCTCAACTTTCTCTTCTTTTTCTTGCTTCTTCTTTACACTACACGATGTCATAGCAGAGCAGAGTGCGAAAGAAGTGAATAGTAATGTGTGTTTATTCATAAATCGATATTGTTTTTTATCATAATTAAAAAAAGGTAATGTAACAAAAATACAACAACTATTATTCTTTAACACGAAACACTTCAATTGATTAAAGATGTTAAAATAGAATTATACTAATTTGAACAAACCCTATCATATACCATACATCAACGACTCTCTTTCTAAACCTGAAGAACATTAATTCCATTTTAACCATCCCCCATCGCAAACATCTGATCAAGGAAACATTATCTTCTTATAATAAATCTAAAACAAGAGTATCGTTTGGCACCTTGATGATATTGGCCTAAAAACATCTCTTCCCCTCTCCCTGCGGGTTTATACCTGACAACCCATTGTCATCACACTCGGATATACGATTCACATATAGTGTAAAAGCAAATATTTTTAAGGGTTTACCCATTAAAGACTAAAATAAAACGCTTATATTAATACACTGTTCTCAACACTAAACACAAATTCCGTTGAAGAACTTGATAACTAACAACTGAAAACATGCACAACTACAACTTAAATTCAAGATTTAAAACCATTATTCATCGACTTTCTTTTATTCTTCTGCTGTTAATATTGGTAGATCTACCGAGTAATGCTGCAGGAAAAAGAAAACAGCCCAATATCCTCCTGCTGTTCTCTGATGACCACCAGGCAACGGCCATTAATGCTTTGGGAAATCCATATATTCAAACCCCTAACATTGATAAGCTAGTAGATGAGGGCACCACATTTACAAAAACATTTACAGAAACACCAACCTGCGCTCCTAGTCGCACAGCCCTTCTCACAGGTTGTGGTTCTTTAACCCATGGCACATTCTACCCAAAATATTCACAGAGTGTCAATAAAAATCTAAAAAGATGGCCACAAACAATGAAGGATGCTGGCTATGAGACATTCTGGACAGGTAAATTTAATACACATGGCAAACCGATGGAGTGGGGAGTAGATCAAACGGCAAGAATCTTCCCTCGCGGAATGGGAGATCATGAGATGTCTTTTAAAGAGAATGGAAAAACCATTACAGGCTTTAGCTCTGAACTATTTGCAGATGCAATGATTAATTTCATCAACCAAAAGCATGATAAACCATTCTTTGCAACCATCGCATTTACAGCACCACACGATCCTAGAACACCTCCAGGAAAATATGCTACCATGTATAAACCCAATGAAGTTCCTCTCCCTGCCAATTTACTATCTCATTACAACTACAACGATGGATACGACCAGATCAGAGATGAAGTACTCATTCCTTATCCACGAGATATTGACACCGTTAGAAAGGAGATTGCCGATTACTATGGAATGATAAGCCACATGGATACACAAATTGGTCGTATCTTAGATGCACTTGAGAAAAGTGGGATCGATAAAAACACCATTGTCATTTATGCTTCAGATAATGGTTTGGCTATTGGACACCACGGACTAATGGGGAAATTTAGCTTCTATGGACATAGTCTGCAAGTCCCACTGATAATGAGAGGACCTAAGATCCCTGAGAACTATAGAACAGACACTTATGTATATCTACACGACCTCTTCCCAACCATTTGTGATATGACCGACATCTCAATTCCTGAGACTGTAGAGTCAAAGAGTTTCCTTTCCGTTTTGAAAAAGAAAAAACAACCGATTCATGAATATATGTTTGGAGCATTATCCAATCTAAAACGATCAGTATCCACAAGAGAATATAAACTCATTAGACACTACAAATCAAAAACAGAAAATAAAGGTACAGATGAGTATCTATTTTTCGATCTAAGAAATGATCCCTTAGAGATTAAAAATGAGATCAACAATCCACTATTTGCATCTAAGATTTCCGAACTGAAAGAGGAGCTAAAGCGTGAACAGATAGCCAAGAAGGATTTTCTAGATCCCGATTATCAATAATAAAGATTGGTGGATATGCAGATATCCACCAACCTCCTCCTGCATTAACATCAGATTGACCATACTTTAACCCTGAACATCATCGGGGCATCATCGCTCTAAACAGGGGGCAAACAGGGGGTAATCTCAGAATTCCTTAAAAGTACATTCGAAATTGGTTCGAAGAAAACGGGAAATCGATGAATGAACTTCGAATGAACTTCGACCTATTATCGAACCATCTCCCTTTTTATCCCCTGCTTAAAGCGTTGTAATCCCCTATTAAACAGAAGGAAAGCAGAAAGTACCTCCTCGTTAAGTATAGGGCATTACCCATTTAACAATCAAATGGACACCTCCCTCACTATTCTATTTTGTTTACTCTTCTGTATTCACTAAACTACACCTCCTAGTTACCTGCTAAGGGGATGGTAGGTACCTTCCCCTACCTTTGTCCATGGTTCCTCCATGGTTCGTCCATGGTTTGTCCATCGATTTCGGGGGTTTCGATGGCTGAACCATGGACAAAACATGGCTAAAACATGGACAAAGGTAGGAGGAGGTACCTATCAGGGTAGAAGGAGGTACGAAGCAAGTCCCTTTGAGGTTTACTCAGAATATCGAGTATTCTGTTCTCCATCTTAACGATGGCATGCTGGACTTGCTTGGGTATTTCGAATTAAGCACATAAAAATGGCTCTCCTAAATATATAAAAAACAGCACTACCAGCCAAGAGAAATCGACATATAATCCTCAAATACAAAACATTGCTATTACTTCAACCTACATTATAGATTAAAGTAATAGACACATTTTACGACAGGGGGTACTTCTAAAAGAGATGTAAGTAAATTATTGGGGATGGTTAAGATAAAAGACGATTATCGGTATGACCGATATTAAAACAGAGTCTATTGCCTGTTGTTTTGTTATTGTCTCTCTGTTTGCGTATCACATCTAGATAGTCGAAATGATCCTCTTTACGAATGGTACCGTAGTTTTCAGCCACATCATGATAGAGCCACTCAATTTTG
It encodes:
- a CDS encoding sulfatase-like hydrolase/transferase; amino-acid sequence: MHNYNLNSRFKTIIHRLSFILLLLILVDLPSNAAGKRKQPNILLLFSDDHQATAINALGNPYIQTPNIDKLVDEGTTFTKTFTETPTCAPSRTALLTGCGSLTHGTFYPKYSQSVNKNLKRWPQTMKDAGYETFWTGKFNTHGKPMEWGVDQTARIFPRGMGDHEMSFKENGKTITGFSSELFADAMINFINQKHDKPFFATIAFTAPHDPRTPPGKYATMYKPNEVPLPANLLSHYNYNDGYDQIRDEVLIPYPRDIDTVRKEIADYYGMISHMDTQIGRILDALEKSGIDKNTIVIYASDNGLAIGHHGLMGKFSFYGHSLQVPLIMRGPKIPENYRTDTYVYLHDLFPTICDMTDISIPETVESKSFLSVLKKKKQPIHEYMFGALSNLKRSVSTREYKLIRHYKSKTENKGTDEYLFFDLRNDPLEIKNEINNPLFASKISELKEELKREQIAKKDFLDPDYQ
- a CDS encoding arylsulfatase, with the protein product MNKHTLLFTSFALCSAMTSCSVKKKQEKEEKVEKPNIVVIYLDDLGYGDLSCYGADAISTPNMDALANGGVRFTNGHSTSATCTPSRYGLLTGEYPWRNAKAKILPGSAPLLINPKKMTLPKMLKTAGYHTGIVGKWHLGLGAGDLDWNKEIKPGPNEVGFDDSYIMAATQDRVPTVYIENDHVDNLDPNDPISISYKHNFDGQPTGKNNPEMLKLEWHHGHNNTIVNGIPRIGFMKGGKAAHWKDEEMADHFLAKAKAYVDNHKDEPFFLYYALQQPHVPRTPSPRFVGKSGLGARGDVILEADWCVGEFIKHLKEKHLLENTLIVLSSDNGPVLNDGYKDQAVELNGNHKATGPYRGGKYSLYEAGTRVPFICYWKGKIEPKVSNALVCQVDLMSSFAHFVGSDIRGKDSKDILGALLGKSDDGRKGLVLEAFTRTAYEEGDWVMIPPHKGAAINKNVNIELGNSKEYQLYNLKDDIHQQVNLATKNKEKLDAMVQTYNSIVHSK